tctgtgcaataatctgaagatttcatggtttttgggcaaaaatcagcaAAAAACAGTTTTCAGTGGGGAAAATACGAAAAATTTGATCGATTCTTTTTTCCCCGATTTTTTCcccccacacaggaaattttcgggaaactgtattgataaataaggggaaaaaactctgtgcaataatctgaagatttcatagtttttgggcaaaaatcagcaaaaaaaagttttcagtgtGGAAAATACGAAAAATTTGATCgattcttttttcccccacacaggaaattttcgggaaaacgtattgataaataaggggaaaaaaaccctgtgcGGATGTGGTCGGGGTAGTTTTCAGAAAAGAATgcgataaattcagactttgataaatggcctCCCCGTGTCTGAGAAGggatttatatttactttatctATAAACGCTTGGAAATAAACTTATTGGCATCCTGATTTGATGGCATACGTGTGTTTATTCACAAGGCAGCCATGATTACTCCAATGAGGAATCTCACAAAGAGCAATGTGCTATCTAGTGCaggggtagctcacctttaagttaaacttttagtatgttatagaatggccaattctaagtaacttttcaattggtcttcgttatttatttttaatcctttttttttttttaactatttgcctttttcttctgactctctccagctttcaaatgcaagTCACTAaccccaaatgctctgtaaggcttcaaatgttactttttattacttatctttccatttaggcctctcctattcatattccagtctcttattcaaagcaatgcatggttgctagggtaatttggaccctaggaaccagattgctaatactgcaaactggagaataaaaagctaaataactttaacTCCCATGAATATGGCAGGAGTAAAGCAGGCAGCTCGGATTACACAGGAAAGTGCAGCTATTTGTGCTCCATAACCTGCACAACAGAGCAAATTGCAAGAAAATATGACTTGGTCCCCTGTCACAGCTCAGTGTAGAGGACATGTAGTATGTGCAAGTCACCTGCCAGGGCTGagtctacacatttatttattccaGGAACATTAAGCAACATGACATGATGGAAGCAGGTAGAGTTACCAAGAGAGTAACCATATGACTCCTAGTGAAAGGGgtgagttaatagtgcttctccagcagaattctgcactcaaatccatttcttaaaagaacaaactgatttttttatatttcattttgaaatctgacatgaggctagacatattgtcagtttcccagctgccccgagtcatgtgacttgtgctctgataaacttcaatcactctttactgctgtactgcaagttggagtgatatcacacccctccctttccccctcagcagcctaacaacagaacaatgggaaggtaacaagataacaacttcctaacacaagataacagctgcctggtagatctaagaactgcacttaatagtaaaatccaggtcccactgagacacattcagttacattgagtaggagaaacaacagcctgccagaaagcagctccatcctaaagtgctggctctttctgaaatcacatgaccaggcaaaatgacctgagacgcacctacacaccaataaaaaaataagttttctggttcaggaattacattttatattgtagagtgaattatttgcagtgttaactagggatgcactgaatccaggactcggtttgggattcggtcttttttcagcagtatttggccaaaatcttctgccaggccgaactgaatctgaatcctcatttgcatatgcaattaaggGATAAGGAGGAAAATGgcttgacttttttgtcacaaaacaaggaagtaaaaaaaaaattccccttcccatcccttatttgcatatgcaaattaggattcagattcggctcggtatttggccgaatctttcgcaaaggattcgggggttcggctgaatccaaaatagtggattcggtgcagccctagtgttaacagtgtcatttagaaataaaaaccatgaaaaatcatgacagaatccctttaagttaatatttagtatgttatagaatagaatggcttagtctaagcaacttttcaaatggtcttcatgttttcttttttatagtttttgcctccttcttctgactcttcactaaaaacaaatgctctgtaaggctacacatttattgctacttttttactcctctcctattcatattagagCCTCTCactcaattcaatgcatggttgctagggtaatttgggtcctagcaaccagatttataaaatagcaaaccggagagctgctgattaaataACAGAACCCTGTACTGATGCCACTCACCGTGCCCGTTGCAGTAGTAGACCCATTTCTCCCggttgtgtgccagtgtgttggACTTTTTGAATCCGGCTTTCTCCACGATGGAGCTGGGGTCCTGCTTTGGTCCCTTTTTGAGGGTGTGGGAGCTTTTGCGGACGCTGCAAACCACGATAATGACCAGAACCAGTAGGAGGAACAGAACAATCATCCACGGGAGGTGCTCGTTAATGTCAAATTCGTTAGCGTTCTGCCGAGGGGGAGTCCTCTTGATGGTCCTCGGTCCGGTTGGCTTAAGTCCATCTCCCTTGCCGCCACCAGACTGCTGGATATTGACCGGTACCGGCTTTTTGGGGGGGTCTTGTTGGTTTCCTGGGTCCCTGGTGTTGGTCGTATTCAAGTAAATGGTTTCATTCTTTGCAGTTTCATTGTAAACATCTGTCGGTTCTGGAACACAAGAATGTTCTGTGTCACTGATATAAAAGGGATGGGCAAAACAATAAGGGAGCCCCAGCCTgttgctgtactacaactcccagaagccttTGCCTGTCAGCAGATGCTGGAGAAGCGTGGTTGATTAGCAACAGCTTCAaagaacagtaaaaaattaaaatgtttgaacATGTAATGAACATGTAATGTGATGTTGccatggtaaaactggtgtgtttgcttcagaaacactactatagtttatataaacaagctgctctgtagccatgggggcagccattcaagcacaggatacacagtagataacagataagtactactatagtttatatgaacaagctgctgtgtaaccatgggggcaaccattcaagcacaggatacacagtagataacagataagtactactatagtttatataaacaagctgctgtgtagccatgggggcagccattcaagcacaggatacacagtagataacagataagtactactatagtttatataaacaagctgctgtgtagccatgggggcagccattcaagcacaggatacacagtagataacagataatcttggtagtatacaatgggattcttcagaacttatctgttatctactgtgtatcctgtgcttaaatggcattacaatttggctaactaactatattagaaacattttttttattttgcacagtctatttatttacccagtttttatttgtacactgaattgTTTGAAACACCTTCatgttttggttttactgttcctttaaggtccatGGCACACAAGTCATATTCCCTGCTGTCATTTTTGAGATGCAGAAAGTGCCCAAACCTGACCATGTGATCTTGTGATTTGATACATGGAAGCCCACCGGTGTATGTTGGCCTCAGAGTCAGACAGTGCATTTCCCTTTATCCAATAATAAACAACATGACTTACAGACTGGGTGTCCCACAGCCTATCAGCTTGCTGCTATTCCATTGGTTGCTGCACGGTGTGGGCACAAAATAATGCCATTGACCTTGCACTGAGCCCAGCTACACACTTATGTCACTTGCTTACACTGGCAGAGATATGAGCTCCAGACGGATTATACAAACAGCCTGTATTATACACACACCTGCCCCTCTCCATAATCTACTCCATCTGCTCAGTCTATAAATgacatataaacatacagtataaagaaacACTTTCTTTCTCAAAAACAGGGCAGGGAAGACTTTGAAAGCAGTGCAAGTAATGGACTTTCTGCTCTTATTAAGTATTAGTCCCTCCACCCCCTGCCATCTGAGGTTTTCCTTCAACAGTGATTGAAGCGCAGAAGGGCAGCAGCTACACAGTCTCACTCTcttccccactgttactatagacaccatctctccctactatacctgctatcccacagtcacactcccttcccagagactattatccactgttactataggcaccatctctccctactatacctgctatcccacagtcacactcccttcccagagactattatcccactgttactataagcaccatctctccctactatacctgctatcccacagtcacactcccttcccagagactattatccactgttactatagacaccatctctccctactatacctgctatcccacagtcacactcccttcccagagactattatccactgttactataggcaccatctctccctactatacctgctatcccacagtcacactcccttcccagagactattatccactgttactatagacaccatctctccctactatacctgctatcccacagtcacactcccttcccagagactattatcccactgttactataggcaccatctctccctactatacctgctatcccacagtcacactcccttcccagagactattaccctactgttactatagacaccatctctccctactatacctgctatcccacagtcacactcccttcccggagactattatcccactgttactatagacaccatctctccctactatacctgctatcccacagtcacactcccttcccagagactattatccactgttactatagacaccatctctccctactatacctgctatcccacagtcacactcccttcccagggactattatccactatccacgtattaacagtacatgtatcctttaatatcttggaataaaaagaaaaaaaataatgaatgtaaatgacaaaagttcttagaatagcactctcatcaaatttacattcacttattagtAAATAACCAATAGAAACTCACCATAGTCCGTATGAGAGGAATACACATCTGTAGGAGTTGAGGAGAGTGCTCCGCATACATTGTCATGTTCCGTAGTACCGGGATTTATGAGCGCCAGACCAAGCTCCGCACAGTCCGTATGGGCTCTGCATTTCAGAACAGTAGAAGGCACATCAGAAAATGTACCGCGGGAACACGCCTTGCACTTGACATCCTCCGCCTCGCTCCCTTTCTTCCGGACGCCCCATCCGACTGGGCACGACGTGTGAGGGGTGCAGGTATCGTTGAGAAGAAAAGTGGCAGTTGGACAAGAGCACTGGCGGTCAGACAAGGCGGTGCAGGGTGATTTCTCTACAAGCGAGATTTGGCACGGCGCTCTGCAGGGGTGGCACCTGTCGTTTCCATTCTCGTGTTTAGTGAAGGTTCCGTTGGGACAGGGGCTGCACTCCCGCAGGGCTGACTCCGTACAGTGCTTGGATACGTGGGTACCTGCAGGGCATTTATCACAGATGAGATTTATCTTGGATTCGGGATCAGAGTGTTGGTATTTTCCCGATGGGAGGACTACAGTCGTCTTCTCAGATATCAGCACAGATGCGCCATCCGTGGTACCGGCAAGAACAACTACAATCTGAAAGGCAAAGGaaactttcttaaagggatactgttttttttccaaaaatacaccagttaatagtgctgctccagcagaattctgcactgaaaaggagcaaacagattttttaatatttaaagggatggttcaccttttagtttatttttagtatgttatagaatggccaattcttagcaacttttcaattggttttcattatttactttttatagttcaATGATTATTTGGTATtttctttgactctttccagctttcaatattacaactaaaaaaatatttgttggttcaagaataaaacagtttcatttaaaaataaaaggtaagccataaaaatcatgacagaatccctttaaaaatccatgtacaggtatgggatccattatccggaaacccattatccagaaagctccaaatcacagaaaggctgtctcccatatactccattataatcaaaaaatcttgatcccaactaagatataattaatccttattggaagcaaaaccagcccatcgggtttatttaatgtttacgtgattttcaagtaatcttaaagtatgaagatccaaattatggaaagttccattatccggaaaaccccaggtcccgagcattctggataatgggtcccgtacctgtaccatGTTAGCGCTATCAAACAGCACCGGTCTGAAGCATATGCGCGAAAATCCACTCCATCTTTGGCCAGCCAAGTAATAGGCTAAATGAAAGGGGAGGCGGGTTCACTTTTAAGAAAAtgaaagaccaactgcaaattacctcagaatattactctctacaacatactaaaagttaacgtaaaggtgaacagcccctttaatttgcCCCTAATTATGGGCCAATGATCACACAGGAGCCCAGTGCGCACCCATTAGAGCCACAATCCTCATCCTGCGGGATTTTCCTATGGAATTTTCCAACCTTCCCAACTGCAATATAACCAGGTTCTGTCCAGTACTGATCAGTGGCCACACAAGCAATGGAAACCTGCACAGGTCCTATGAATAATCACATTGTGCCTGGGTTTGTACTGTAATGCCCTTCTCGTCTGCAGCCTAAATTCTACTTATTTAAGTTGATTAAGATTCTCTTAATAGGCACTAGATTAATAACAAGCTCATTACATAGTAAATCATTAGCTGCAATGAATGAGTCAAGAGAAACATTTGTGCTCAGAAATACACTGGTCTCTGTGTTCAGAAACAAATCCAGTGCAAATCCAAAATCCAATCCGGAACCAATGGCTGAACATACATTCACCATACTGTCTCCCTAGGGCCCCGACATCCAGTACAATCATTCATTGTAGAGCTCCCGCTCTGGCTAGCGACCAGAAATTATATTTACAGGGTATTACACTTGCAACttgtagagtcctgcacagaaccaatttctaagaccaggACCCAACCCCGCAACCTGTGCCCCCAACTGCAACCCGcatttttacccactttgatGCGATACCCGCATCTGCTTTATCtgcaacctgccgaccaccatcaaacaggaattgatgttgctgcaaactggaagtgccatcatcaaaagtgggtggggacataagtaaaattttaaaaggagtaaaatatagacaatataacataagaaatttagatgagacccgcaacctgcatctatacccgcacctgaaaatcctaccctcatttcgcagggtacccacttttttttgcaggtaacccgcaggtaccccacctgctgcaggactctaacttgtATTACTTCTTTTATTACTTCacttatacatacacatacatatgtataatataaaaatataaaaatggtgagttctgatgtcattagttataaacggtgagttctgatgtcatcagttataaacggtgagttctgatgtcatttgtgtcacatgactcattgaaacttatGTACTACAAAAcctttcaagataagcttggtttcacgataacgaaaagatctttaaaaatctttacatctatggccagcttaaatctaatttttttaatgaaaacaaagtcaaacaaactcccttccacgaattgaactcgtttatataataattttttaaaaaaaaaaaaatcggacagACAAAGTCGAGTTTTCGCTGCCAAAGCTCAACTTTTTCTGGCTATTAGACAAAAACcccgactttatcggattatccagcgcatCTCATGATGTCAacaaacaacttcagggacatctgcattCTACATGagctcgacaggtttgagatggagtattttcagaatcGGATTTTTCatcggggtatgataaatctctaatatttaagtttttttacccacaaaaaaaaatgtgagttttaccTCTAAAAACCTTGACTAGGAAaaatggaggtttaataaatgggccccttgctATATTCCTAGCTCTTCCTactcatgtaaaaaaataaatggttaaaaaagtaatATTGGCTTTAACTTCTTTAAGAGAGGGCCCAAGGGAATAAGGGGCCCACCGTTGGCAAAGATGGTGCGTGGCTTGGGACTGGCAGGGGTTGTGGCTTAGGTGGGGTAAAGCTGGGGTGTGTCTGGAGATGAAAGGCCCACCAAGGTCCCCACTTGCCTGTACTTATGGTCAATATAAGCCTTTTCAATTGTGAGCTTACAATGAATTTACCTAAGGCTACACTACTAAAGGCCATTACACCCTGTTTTGaaggataactaaagcctaactaaagaagtagctagaaatgttgtacatgatgttttgtgcgtctgtaccagcccaaggcaaccacagccctttagcagtaaagatctgtgtctccaaagatgccccagtagctccccatcctcttttctgctgattcactgcacatgctctgtgctgctgtcacttactgagcttagggacccactcacaatatacagtactcatagaatagaaatgtcacaatataaggctgattagtaattaatacagataattactacatggcagcacagaaaccagtgcaattagcatcagaatttaataatcagcaaacctgtagcatcagcttatattacagccagggaagctcattttctgctggataattagtgacgagccctaagcttagcttctcaacagccaatcagagcccactgagcatgtgagtgtcacagacactttccaagatggtgaccccctgtgacaagtttgaagtcctggatcattgctgctattgacaagctcaaactttagcctcgtgcaataagttcactatataaaatatgccatttttagacatattaatttttatggtttagttcacctttaaggcattttttatATGGCATTTCATCTCTGACCATTTCCTAATGCTTCGGCTGCTGTAATGAGTTCCTGCTGTGGACGCCATATACGCCAAATGGAGCATAAGAGCGTCCCGTGCGGGTGCAGCCATACAGACTGGCAAGGAATAACCTCATTCTCAGTGAGCCAGGGACGCTGCTTTTTGTTCTTGTGCCAAAAATACAACGGAGCCACGGGCTCAGTCCCTGGATCAGAAAATTCTCCCGCAAGCCTTTGTGTCTAACAACAGGAGCACGAAAATTATATTAATGTGGAAAAACCTGACGGTGATGATTGTGGTTGGACAATTGCACTTCCATTAGTGCTCTCTCTGCCGCctgtaattattataaatatgtcTATTCTGCCTCGCCCACGCTTTCCTCTCATTAACTAACATACGCTTTGTCTCCTCAGTACCGCCGACCCATTGTGTCCCGAGAAGCAACTCGCCCACCACTAAGCAATATCATTTTAGGCCCAGCTGAGAGAGAAACTGCTTTCTTAGAGACacatcagcagcagcagcctctGGGTCTGCCACCCCtccgtaaaggggttgttcacgtttaaattaactgttagtaggatgtagagagtgatattctgagacaatttgcaattggtcttcattttttttattatttgtggtttttgagttatttagctttttattcagcatctctccagtttgtaatttcagaaatctggttgctatggtcaaacttaccttagcaaccatgcattgatttgaacaagagtttggaatatgaataggagaggcctgaatagaaagatgagtaattaaaagtagcaataacaatacatctgtagccctagggcagagacacgctgctatttcgggagattagtcgcccagcaacaaaactgcttcttcttcgggcgacttatccccccaaactgccttcccgctggctataatgtaaattgccggtgggatggcactcggaaagcttcggtttccgaagtcacctcacaaggaaacttcggaaagccgcaggaaggcagtttggggagataaatcGCCCGAAGAATAAGTGATTtatcactgggtgactaatctcccggaatagcagcgtgtgtctcttcccttatggagcatctgtttcttttagctggggtcagaagaaaaaggccaataattcagaacctataaaaaataaataatgaagattaattgaaaatgttcaaagaattagccattctataacatacttaaagttaaaggagttgttcacctttaaattaacttttagtatgagccGCTGGGTCTGCCATCCctacttaaaggggtcgttcatgtttaaatttacttttagtatgatgtagagagtgatattgtgagacaatttgcaattggttttcattttttattactggtggtttttaagctatttagctttttattcagcagctctccagtttgcaatgtcagccatctggttgctagggttcgaattaccctagcaaccatgcattgatttgaacaagagactggaatatgaataggtgaggcctgaatagaaagatgggtaataaaaagtagcaat
The genomic region above belongs to Xenopus laevis strain J_2021 chromosome 5L, Xenopus_laevis_v10.1, whole genome shotgun sequence and contains:
- the tnfrsf21.L gene encoding tumor necrosis factor receptor superfamily member 21; this translates as MPGYEPDMEAAAACEERTSRSVAQAARIRVSIVSIVTIVVVLAGTTDGASVLISEKTTVVLPSGKYQHSDPESKINLICDKCPAGTHVSKHCTESALRECSPCPNGTFTKHENGNDRCHPCRAPCQISLVEKSPCTALSDRQCSCPTATFLLNDTCTPHTSCPVGWGVRKKGSEAEDVKCKACSRGTFSDVPSTVLKCRAHTDCAELGLALINPGTTEHDNVCGALSSTPTDVYSSHTDYEPTDVYNETAKNETIYLNTTNTRDPGNQQDPPKKPVPVNIQQSGGGKGDGLKPTGPRTIKRTPPRQNANEFDINEHLPWMIVLFLLLVLVIIVVCSVRKSSHTLKKGPKQDPSSIVEKAGFKKSNTLAHNREKWVYYCNGHGIDILKLVAAQIGSQWQDIYQFLCNANEHEVAVFSNGYTADHERAYAALQHWTIRGPEASLAQLISALRQHRRNDVVEKIRGLMEDRVQMDTDKLTLPVDVNQPVPNGSAKPPDSNPITVEPSPLDKSKGFFADESEPLLRCDSTSSGSSALSRTGSFITKEKKDTVLRQVRLDPCDLQPIFDDMLHILSPEEFHLLEKIPQAEDRLDRLFEIAGVKSQEASQKLLDSVYSHLPDLL